Proteins from a genomic interval of Clostridium sp. AN503:
- a CDS encoding LysR family transcriptional regulator: MRLEYLEYFARVAQYKSINKAAKELFITQPALTSALQSLEEELGFKLFSRSYHGVLLTPNGQKVLEDAKKILSICGKWKELASAPNGMFGQVHIVANPAAYSGMVMPIVLDLQTAYPEIDIFPYEAKNQNIPDYLLNNTASIGILSVLAEEEKGLLKLAKRNNWQCEKLYEDHCCVFISTQNPLAQRDYLLLKDLSSLVLAMYPEQDDTIASPVFSKYFAKEQYFRLSNLGLIMQMITEDRAAGVFPNLMMSNYKCVMDEAVKAMPVCDFVQPLTYYVICHKQELLSEACEKTMELVKEYCRSITSQLKENKNAVCACQNVSLKTNNGKEA, translated from the coding sequence ATGAGACTGGAATATTTAGAGTATTTTGCCAGAGTAGCCCAATATAAGTCCATAAACAAGGCCGCTAAGGAGTTGTTTATCACCCAGCCGGCCCTGACCTCGGCGCTTCAGTCTCTGGAGGAGGAACTGGGCTTCAAGCTGTTTTCCAGGTCCTATCACGGTGTTTTATTGACCCCTAACGGCCAGAAAGTGCTTGAGGATGCGAAAAAGATCCTGTCCATATGCGGAAAATGGAAGGAACTGGCTAGTGCTCCGAACGGTATGTTCGGTCAGGTACATATCGTGGCCAACCCCGCGGCTTACAGTGGGATGGTCATGCCGATCGTCCTGGATTTACAGACCGCATACCCGGAGATCGATATATTTCCCTATGAGGCCAAAAATCAGAACATCCCGGACTATTTGCTCAACAACACGGCCTCTATTGGAATTTTGTCCGTGCTGGCGGAAGAGGAAAAAGGGCTTTTAAAGCTGGCGAAAAGAAACAACTGGCAGTGTGAGAAGCTGTATGAGGATCACTGCTGTGTATTTATCAGCACCCAAAATCCTTTGGCGCAGCGGGATTATCTGCTGTTAAAGGACTTATCCTCCCTGGTCTTAGCCATGTATCCGGAGCAGGATGACACCATAGCGTCCCCGGTGTTCAGCAAATACTTTGCCAAGGAGCAGTATTTCAGGCTCAGCAATCTGGGACTGATCATGCAGATGATCACAGAGGACCGGGCCGCCGGAGTATTCCCGAACCTGATGATGTCCAATTATAAATGTGTCATGGACGAGGCGGTAAAGGCAATGCCGGTCTGCGATTTTGTCCAGCCCCTGACCTACTATGTCATCTGTCACAAGCAGGAGCTTTTATCAGAAGCCTGTGAGAAAACCATGGAGCTGGTTAAGGAATACTGCCGATCGATCACCAGCCAGCTGAAAGAGAATAAAAATGCCGTATGTGCCTGCCAAAACGTCTCTTTAAAGACGAATAACGGAAAAGAAGCATAA